The Penaeus monodon isolate SGIC_2016 chromosome 33, NSTDA_Pmon_1, whole genome shotgun sequence genome includes a window with the following:
- the LOC119593943 gene encoding glutamate receptor ionotropic, kainate 2-like has product MGLATTWRRSGFTRRADLFPDKTSDLRGAELKVVQFELPPHIIYERDAGGLLARRFGRDVEVVRALAKVFGFTPVFVEPPPGQLWGDRLPNGSWDGIVAVLYTGKADIGVGNLYVSDLHDRMDFQHYSAPYAVERSCFTAKMEPPVPRWRSLVLPYQTETWLAFLAALAVCACVIYLLFFLTRFSGGSEEHQSLLTAASSFLYAAGMHFRQPQYRVPARDSTRSFFLLLWFYAIVLTTSYSSNLTAFLTKSRQPKGMETIRELREANLPILCVNSFFKGSMVLSENKDIQALADRYRVVPGFEQVYKLVLAGEGVNIESRSYLEYVVSTQFTTPQGRPRMRIMKECISVSHIAMGFEIYSPLKAKFSKVIMWMVEGGLITNWFFGAIERAKKIQEAEKSQMKGNRSPVEEEVEARSGDAIALSIDHMQSIFYLLILGYLASAFVFLIEVIRR; this is encoded by the exons ATGGGCCTCGCCACCACCTGGCGGCGCTCGGGGTTCACGCGGCGCGCCGACCTCTTCCCCGACAAGACGTCCGACCTGCGGGGGGCGGAGCTCAAG GTGGTGCAGTTCGAACTGCCGCCGCACATCATCTACGAGCGCGACGCGGGCGGCCTCCTCGCGCGTCGCTTCGGCCGCGACGTGGAGGTGGTGCGGGCGCTGGCGAAGGTCTTCGGGTTCACGCCGGTGTTCGTCGAGCCGCCCCCTG GCCAGCTGTGGGGCGACCGCCTGCCCAACGGCAGCTGGGACGGCATCGTCGCCGTGCTCTACACCGGTAAGGCCGATATTGGCGTAGGAAACTTGTACGTGAGTGACCTTCACGACCGGATGGATTTCCAACACTACAGTGCACCGTATGCTGTTGAG AGGAGCTGCTTCACGGCCAAGATGGAGCCCCCGGTGCCCCGCTGGCGGTCGCTCGTCCTCCCTTACCAGACGGAGACGTGGCTGGCCTTCCTGGCGGCGCTCGCCGTCTGCGCCTGCGTCatctacctcctcttcttcctgactCGGTTTAG CGGAGGCAGCGAAGAGCACCAAAGCCTCCTGACGGCGGCGTCTTCGTTCCTGTACGCCGCGGGGATGCACTTCCGGCAGCCGCAGTACCGCGTCCCCGCGAGGGACAGCACGCgctccttcttcctcctgctgTGGTTCTACGCTATCGTCCTCACCACCAGCTACAGCTCCAACCTGACGGCGTTCCTAACGAAGTCGAGGCAGCCGAAGGGCATGGAGACCATCAGGGAGCTGCGGGAGGCCAACCTGCCCATCCTCTGCGTCAACTCGTTCTTTAAAGGGTCCATGGTTCTGTCGGAGAATAAGGACATACAG GCACTAGCAGACCGCTACCGCGTCGTCCCGGGGTTCGAACAGGTATACAAGCTGGTTCTGGCGGGCGAGGGCGTCAACATCGAGAGCCGCAGCTACCTCGAGTACGTCGTGTCCACGCAGTTCACTACCCCCCAGGGCCGCCCCAGGATGAGAATCATGAAG GAATGCATCTCCGTCAGCCACATCGCGATGGGTTTCGAGATTTATTCGCCTCTGAAGGCAAAATTCAGCAAGGTCATTATGTGGATGGTCGAGGGCGGCCTCATTACCAACTGGTTCTTCGGGGCGATTGAGCGCGCCAAGAAG atacaagAAGCGGAAAAATCCCAAATGAAAGGAAACCGCAGCCCAgtcgaggaggaggtagaagcCAGGAGCGGTGACGCAATCGCCCTGAGCATTGACCACATGCAAAGTATTTTCTATTTACTCATCTTGGGGTATCTGGCATCTGCCTTTGTTTTTCTGATAGAGGTCATcagaaggtga